The following is a genomic window from Marinococcus sp. PL1-022.
GGTTGAGCGTTTATCGAAAGTGATCGTTACCCTTCAACCAGCCGGCCGTAAGGCCAGAGATATTGAAACCACGCTGCACCGGTGGTGCAGCCGTTTCCCGAAACACTTATTCAAATCCATCACCTTTGACTGCGGCAAGGAGTTTTCCAACTGGCAGTCGATCAGCAACAGGCACGACCTTGCCATTTATTTTGCGGATCCAGGAACGCCTTCCCAACGCGGATTAAATGAACATTCAAATGGCCTCCTCCGAAAGGATGGCCTGCCTAAGCACATGGATTTTCAGGATGTGGACCAGTCGTATGTTTCCGCTGTGGCCTCCGGAAGAAATCACATCCCAAGAAAGTCGTTAGACTATTGCACCCCGTTGGAAGTATTCATGAGGTATATGGAGAATGATATGGTGTCTAACTTAATTTGACGATTTAAAATGATTAAAAGAGTTATTAATATAATACTTTGAAATTGTTAATCGATTTAAAGCAACTCGCTCTTAATTAAAGAGCAGGGTTGCTTTTTTATTTGATCTATTGAATGTTATACATATGCATGAACTGATTCAATAAATATATTTAATTTTGAATTACTCAATTATATAAGAAATTAAAATTTTGCAGTGAAAATATAAGTACCATCTTGCAAATTCCTATTCTACAAATTTGAAACATGGAAAGCCCTTACATAGTTGCGGTGGTTGTATTATAGTAACGGTATTCACTAGTGATGAGCAAATACATTTTGCAATTTGAAACAAAGAGGCGGGAGGTGAATCATCATCGTCCTGGATCAGCGCCGGACGGCGATCTTAAATTATGTACTGCAGGCGGACACGGTCGTGGAAGTGGATCGGTTAACGAAGCAGTTCGGCATCTCACAGCGCACCATCTATTACGACCTTCAGCAGATTGACGACTGGCTCGAGGAAAATAAGCTGACGCGCACCCAGCGGATCTACGGCAAGGGCATCTACCTGGACTCGGAGACGAGGCGGAAGCTGCAGGATGTTACCCACATCGACAACGACTGGGATTACCGGTTCGACCAGTGGGAGCGTATCTACCTGATTGTGCTGCATCTCTTGGTGGCGAAAGCAAACGTTCAGACGAACACGCTGCTTGACTGAGTTAAAATAGCTGTGAAATGAATAAAGTCTAAATAAATACCAACTCAAATAGCAGCCCGCTCTTAATTACAGAGTGGGCTGCTATTTTTTTATTTTAGTAACCTATTATATATTTACTGCTTTTCTTCAATTAATATATTAAGTATTAACGTAGATACTCAAAGTTGCACTTCTCCGGCCAACCGCTGAAATTCGCCCGCAAGCCGGGTGACTTCCTCATAATCACCGATTTTGGCCGGCCCGGTGATCGCCCCGCCGGCACCGAGCATCACGGCACCAGCCTGCAGCCATTCCTGCACGTTATTCAGGTCCACACCGCCGGTTGGCATCAACTGCAGGTGCGGCAGCGGGCCGCGAAGCGTTTTGATAAAGGAAGGGGCGTACATCTCCCCGGGGAACAGTTTGACCACCTGGGCGCCGTAGGCGAGCGCTTCGGTCGCTTCCCGGACGGTCATGATACCCGGAAGATACGGCACCGCATAGCGGTTGCACAGCTTCG
Proteins encoded in this region:
- a CDS encoding bifunctional 2-keto-4-hydroxyglutarate aldolase/2-keto-3-deoxy-6-phosphogluconate aldolase codes for the protein MRVFHILNQMMENKVAVVIRGDSPDQAIKTADACVKGGSKTLEVTFTVPDADDVLRTLVQKYPDAVIGAGTVLDSETARLAIVRGASFIVSPSFDPEVAKLCNRYAVPYLPGIMTVREATEALAYGAQVVKLFPGEMYAPSFIKTLRGPLPHLQLMPTGGVDLNNVQEWLQAGAVMLGAGGAITGPAKIGDYEEVTRLAGEFQRLAGEVQL